In Prunus dulcis chromosome 1, ALMONDv2, whole genome shotgun sequence, the following are encoded in one genomic region:
- the LOC117614124 gene encoding 5'-nucleotidase domain-containing protein DDB_G0275467: MACFRRLLPLCSSINRTTFSSSGSGVVQGFRSYGGIASPEQTLLKLEDAETRAGADTLVLDDEIAQIGREFHAAKQSFLRVPEALKAMPKMNPEGIYVNKNLRLDSIQVYGFDYDYTLAHYSSNLQSLIYDLAKEHMVNEFHYPEICMEFKYDPTFPIRGLYYDKLKGCLLKLDFFGSIESDGCYYGRRKLSRKEIEEIYGTRHIGRDQARRLVGLMDFFCFSEACLIADIVQYFVDAKLEFDACYIYQDVNRAIQHVHRSGVAHRGILSDPHKYLVKNGQLLHFLKMLREKGKKLFLLTNSPYYFVDGGMRFMLEDSTDFRDSWRELFDVVIAKANKPDFYTSEHPFRCYDAEKDTLAFTKVDAFLPNKIYYHGCLKSFLQITKWKGPEVIYFGDHLFSDLRGPAKAGWRTAAIIHELEDEILIQNEDAYRLEQAKFNIVQELLGRLHATVANSQKSEAYTSLLEELNDWRHKSSHKMKRMFNKSFGATFLTDRGQESAFAYHIHQYADVYTSKPENFLLYPSEAWLHVPFDIKIMPHHVKVSSSLFKNE, translated from the exons ATGGCCTGCTTTCGTAGGCTGCTTCCTCTCTGCTCTTCCATCAAc AGGACGACCTTTTCATCTTCTGGTTCTGGAGTTGTACAAG GTTTTCGAAGCTACGGTGGAATTGCTTCGCCGGAGCAAACTCTGTTGAAATTGGAAGATGCAGAGACTCGAGCTGGAGCTGATACTTTAGTTCTTGATGATGAGATAGCACAAATTGGACGTGAATTTCATGCCGCGAAGCAGAGTTTCCTCAGGGTTCCAGAGGCACTTAAAGCAATGCCTAAAATGAATCCGGAAG GGATATATGTAAATAAAAACCTGAGATTGGACAGTATTCAAGTTTATGGATTTGACTATGACTACACACTGGCTCATTACTCATCCAATTTACAGAGCTTGATATATGATCTTGCAAAGGAGCATATGGTAAATGAG TTTCATTATCCTGAAATTTGCATGGAATTTAAGTACGATCCGACTTTTCCAATCAGAGGATTGTACTATGATAAGCTAAAAGGGTGTCTCTTGAAGCTGGATTTTTTTGGATCAATTGAGTCAGACGGATGCTACTATGGTCGTCGTAAG CTTAGCAGGAAGGAAATAGAAGAGATATATGGCACACGGCATATTGGTCGTGATCAAGCCCGGAGACTTGTTGGATTGATGGATTTCTTTTGCTTTAGCGAG GCATGCCTCATTGCAGATATCGTGCAATATTTTGTTGATGCTAAGTTGGAATTTGATGCTTGCTACATCTATCAAGATGTAAATCGTGCAATTCAGCATGTTCACCGTAGTGGTGTGGCTCATAGAGGAATTCTTTCTGACCCCCATAAATATCTTGTAAAAAAT gGTCAGCTGTTGCACTTTCTCAAGATGCTCAGGGAGAAGGGAAAGAAACTATTCCTGTTGACTAACTCTCCATATTACTTTGTGGATGGAGGAATGAGGTTTATGTTGGAG GATTCCACGGATTTCAGAGACTCCTGGAGGGAACTTTTTGATGTTGTGATTGCTAAAGCTAATAAGCCAGATTTCTACACATCTGAGCATCCCTTCCG TTGCTATGACGCAGAGAAGGACACTTTAGCTTTCACGAAGGTGGATGCATTTCttcctaataaaatatattaccaTGGATGCCTTAAATCCTTCCTTCAAATTACCAAATGGAAGGGACCAGAG GTGATATACTTTGGAGATCACCTATTTAGCGACCTTAGGGGGCCTGCAAAAGCTGGTTGGCGCACTGCTGCTATAATCCACGAACTAGAA GATGAAATACTTATACAAAATGAGGATGCTTACCGATTGGAACAG GCGAAATTTAATATAGTACAAGAATTGCTTGGTAGATTGCATGCTACTGTAGCTAATAGCCAGAAAAGTGAAGCCTACACATCACTGTTGGAGGAGTTAAATGACTGGAGGCACAAGTCAAGTCATAAGATGAAGAGAATGTTTAATAAGTCTTTTGGAGCCACCTTCCTTACTGACAGAGGTCAAGAATCTGCTTTCGCGTATCATATTCATCAATATGCAGATGTCTATACCAGTAAGCCAGAGAATTTTTTGCTCTATCCTTCTGAAGCATGGCTTCATGTTCCCTTTGATA